The genome window TATTCCAGCGGAAAGACCTTCACGAAGCGCTTGCGGGCGTTGTCCCAGTCGTCGAGAATATCGCTGGCGATGGCCGAACCCGTCCAGCGGTGGTGGCCCTCGATCAACGTGCGAAGCTGCGTCTCGTCGGCCTCGCCGCCGTGCAGGCTGGCCACATCGGCGCTCTGCATCTGCTCGTCGGCCGGCTGGACCCGGTGCAGGCTGACCATGCTGTGGTTGCAGCGCTTCTCGAAGCTGCCGTCCTCGTCGAACACATATGCCACGCCGCCGCTCATGCCTGCCGCGAAGTTGCGCCCGGTCTGGCCCAGCACCACCACCGTGCCGCCCGTCATGTACTCGCAGCCGTGATCGCCGGTGCCTTCCACCACGGCTTTTGCCCCGCTGAGGCGCACCGCGAAGCGCTCCCCGGCCACGCCGCGCAGGAACGCCTCGCCCGCCGTCGCGCCGTACAGGGCGGTGTTACCGGTGATGATGTTCTGCCGCGCGTCGCCCCGGAACTCGATGCTGGGCCGCACCACCACGCGCCCGCCGCTGAGGCCCTTGCCCGCGTAGTCGTTGGCGTCGCCAATCAGGTACAGGGTCAGGCCCGGAGCCAGGAACGCGCCGAAGCTCTGGCCACCGGTGCCTTCCATCTGAATAAACACAGTCTGATCGGGCAGGCCTTCCGGGCGCACACGAATCAGTTCGCCGGAGAGCATTGCGCCCACCGAGCGGTTGACGTTCCGCACGTCCTGAAGGAAATGCACGCGCTCGCCTTTCTCGATGGCGGGGCGGCATTTCTCGATCAGGATGCGGTCCAGCGCCCCCTCCAGCCCGTGATCCTGCGTGCCGGTGTGGCGGCGGCCCACGTCGGGCAGGTCAGCGCGGAAGAACAGGCGGCTGAAATCCAGGCCCTGCGCCTTCCAGTGGTCTATTCCGGCGCGGGTGTCCAGCAGGTCCGAGCGCCCGATCAGCTCATCGAAGCTGCGGAGGCCCAGCGAGGCCATGATGGCGCGCACCTCCTCGGCCACGAAGAAGAAATAGTTGATGACGTGTTCGGGCTTGCCGGTAAAGCGGGCGCGCAGCACCGGGTCCTGCGTCGCCACCCCCACCGGGCAGGTGTTCAGGTGGCACTTGCGCATCATGATGCAGCCCTGCACCACCAGCGGCGCGGTGGCGAAACCGAACTCATCCGCGCCCAGCAGGGCGGCCACCACCACGTCGCGCCCGGTCTTGAGCTGCCCGTCGGTCTGCACCCGCACCCGGTCCCGCAGGCGGTTCAGCACCAGGGTCTGCTGCGTCTCGGCCAGCCCCATTTCCCAGGGCGTCCCAGCGTGCTTGATGCTGCTCCACGGCGAGGCACCTGTACCGCCATCATGCCCGGCAATCACGATGTGATCGGCCTTGCACTTGGCGACGCCCGCCGCCACCGTGCCGACGCCCACCTCTGAGACCAGCTTGACCGAGATGTCGGCACGCGGGTTGACGTTCTTGAGGTCGTGGATCAGCTGCTTGAGGTCCTCAATGGAATAGATGTCATGGTGCGGCGGCGGCGAGATCAGGCCCACGCCCGGCACGCTGTGGCGCAGGAAGCCGATGTACTCGCTGACCTTGCCGCCGGGCAACTGCCCGCCCTCACCGGGTTTCGCGCCCTGCGCCATCTTGATCTGGATCTGGTCAGCGCTGCCCAGGTAGCCGGTGGTCACGCCAAAGCGCCCGGAGGCCACCTGCTTGATCCTGGAACGCAGCGAATCGCCGGGTTCCAGCGGGTAATCCACCTCCACACGCCGCTCCCCGTTGGCGCTGACGCCCAGGATTCCGGCCAGCGTCTCCCCCTCGCCGATGCTCTCGCCGCGCAATTCACGCTCATAGCGGGCCGGGTCCTCGCCGCCCTCCCCGGTGTTGGACTTGCCGCCAATCCGGTTCATGGCAACGGCCAGCGTGGTGTGCGCCTCAGTGGAGATGCTGCCCAGGCTCATGGCCCCGGTGGCGAAGCGTTTGACGATCTCGGCGGCGCTTTCCACCTCTTCGATCGGCACGGGCGTCGCCTCTGACGTTTTGAACTCGAACAGGCCGCGCAGGGTCATGTGGCGCCTGCTCTGATCGTTGATGATGCGGGCGTATTCCTCGTAGGTGCTGGCCGAACCGCTGCGGGTGGCGTGCTGCAGCTTGGCGATGGCGTCCGGCGTCCACATGTGCTCCTCGCCGCGCACGCGCCAGGCGTACTCGCCGCCCGCGTCCAGCCCACGCGCCAGCACCGGGTCCGCCCCGAAAGCCGCCGTGTGGGTCCGCAGAACTTCCTCGGCCACCTCGAAGATGCCGATGCCGCCGATCTGCGTGGCCGTGCCCCGGAAATACTTTTCCACGAAGTCGGTCTGCAGGCCCATCGCCTCGAACAGCTGCGCGCCGCAGTACGACATGTACGTGCTGACGCCCATCTTGGACATGATCTTGCTCAGGCCCTTGCCGATGGCCTTGATGTAGTTGCGCATGGCCTTGGCCGGGGGAATGTCGCTCAGGTTGGGCATCCCCGGAATCTCGGTGTGCAGGTCGATCAGCGTTTCCAGGGCCAGGTACGGGTGAATGGCCTCTGCGCCGTACCCGGCCAGCGCGGCGAAGTGATGCACCTCGCGGGCGTCCCCGGTTTCCACCACCAGTCCGACTTTCATCCGCAGGCCCGCCCGGACCAGATGGTGGTGCACGCTGGACAGCGCCAGCAGCGCCGGAATCGCCACGCGCTCCCGGTCCACCCGGCGGTCAGAGATGATGATGATGTTGTGGCCGTTATCGATGGCGTCCACCGCCCACGCGTTGATGGTGGCGAGTTTGGCCTCGATGCCGCGCGCTCCCCACTCGGCAGGGTAGGTGATGTCCAGCTCGTAGGCGCTGAACTTGCCGCGCGTGTGTTCGCTGATGGAGCGGACGCGGGCCATGTCGTCGAAGTCAAGAATCGGCTGCGCGACTTCCAGGCGCATCTGCGGGTTTACCGCGTTGATGTCCAGCAGGTTGGGGCGCGGCCCGACAAACGACACCAGACTCATGACCACCGATTCGCGAATCGGGTCGATGGGCGGGTTGGTTACCTGCGCGAACAGCTGCCGGAAGTACGAGTACAGCGGCTTGCTGCGCGCCGACAGCACCGCCAGCGGCGAGTCGTTGCCCATCGAGCCCAGGCCCTCTTCCCCGCTTTTTGCCATCGGCCCCATCAGAAACTTGAGGTCCTCCTGGCTGTAGCCGAAGGCCTGCTGGCGGTCCAGCAGCGTCTCGCTGAAGGTGCCGACGGTACCCATTTCCTCGGCGTCGGCCAGCGGGACGCGGGTGTTGTCCACCCACTGGCGGTACGGCTTGGCCGAGGCGTACTGCGCCTTCAGTTCCTCATCCTCGATGATGCGCCCGGCCTCCAGGTCCACCATGAACATCTTGCCGGGCTGCAGGCGCCACTTCTTGACGATGCGGCTTTCGGGAATCGGCAGCACGCCGGATTCGGAGGCCAGAATCACCAGATCGTCGCGGGTCTGGATGTAGCGCGCGGGGCGCAGGCCGTTGCGGTCCAGCATCGCGCCCACCTGCCGCCCGTCGGTAAAGACCATCGCGGCGGGGCCGTCCCAGGGTTCCATGAGGGCCGCGTGGTACTCGTAGAAGGCGCGGCGGCGGTCATCGAGCAGGGGGTTGTCCTCCCAGGCCTCGGGAATCATCATCATGGCGGCGTGGGCCATCGGGTAGCCCGCCAGCGTCAGCAGTTCCAGCGCGTTATCGAAAGTGGCGGTGTCGGACTCGCCCTCGAAGGACACCGGGTAGATCTTCTTCAGATCATCGCCCAGCACCGGAGAGGACATCACGCCCTCGCGCGCTCGCATCCAGTTGAAGTTGCCCTTGACGGTGTTGATCTCGCCGTTGTGGGCCACCATGCGGTAGGGGTGCGCCAGCGGCCATTCGGGAAAGGTATTGGTGGAAAAGCGCTGGTGCACCAGGGCCAGGGCCGACACCACCGCATGATCTTGCAAGTCCAGGTAATACTCGCCCACCTGGGTGGCCAGCAGCAGGCCCTTGTAGATGACCGTGCGGCACGACATGCTGGGCACGTAATACTCCGCCCCGTGCGTGAAATTCAGTGCGCGAATGGCGTTGCTGGCGCGGCGACGGATGACGTACAGCTTGCGCTCCAGCGCGTCGGGAACGAGGGTGTCCGGCCCCGCCCCGATGAAGATCTGGCGGATCACGGGTTCCTTGGCGCGCACGGTGGGACTCATGGGCATCTCGCGGTTAACCGGAACGTCACGCCAGCCCAGCACCAGTTGCCCCTCGGCGAGGACGGCCCGCTCCAGTTCCTGCTCGCAGGCCCGGCGCGAGGCGATTTCCTTGGGCAGGAAGATCATGCCCACGCCGTAGTCCCCGGCAGGGGGCAGGGTCACGTTCTGCAGGGCCATCTGGGCACG of Deinococcus aerolatus contains these proteins:
- a CDS encoding glutamate synthase-related protein, producing the protein MPPSRPPSRGEIEAARQQGLYAGREHDACGVGFVAHIKGLKGHSIIQQGLKILENLDHRGAVGADPLMGDGAGLLIQIPDAFYRAQMALQNVTLPPAGDYGVGMIFLPKEIASRRACEQELERAVLAEGQLVLGWRDVPVNREMPMSPTVRAKEPVIRQIFIGAGPDTLVPDALERKLYVIRRRASNAIRALNFTHGAEYYVPSMSCRTVIYKGLLLATQVGEYYLDLQDHAVVSALALVHQRFSTNTFPEWPLAHPYRMVAHNGEINTVKGNFNWMRAREGVMSSPVLGDDLKKIYPVSFEGESDTATFDNALELLTLAGYPMAHAAMMMIPEAWEDNPLLDDRRRAFYEYHAALMEPWDGPAAMVFTDGRQVGAMLDRNGLRPARYIQTRDDLVILASESGVLPIPESRIVKKWRLQPGKMFMVDLEAGRIIEDEELKAQYASAKPYRQWVDNTRVPLADAEEMGTVGTFSETLLDRQQAFGYSQEDLKFLMGPMAKSGEEGLGSMGNDSPLAVLSARSKPLYSYFRQLFAQVTNPPIDPIRESVVMSLVSFVGPRPNLLDINAVNPQMRLEVAQPILDFDDMARVRSISEHTRGKFSAYELDITYPAEWGARGIEAKLATINAWAVDAIDNGHNIIIISDRRVDRERVAIPALLALSSVHHHLVRAGLRMKVGLVVETGDAREVHHFAALAGYGAEAIHPYLALETLIDLHTEIPGMPNLSDIPPAKAMRNYIKAIGKGLSKIMSKMGVSTYMSYCGAQLFEAMGLQTDFVEKYFRGTATQIGGIGIFEVAEEVLRTHTAAFGADPVLARGLDAGGEYAWRVRGEEHMWTPDAIAKLQHATRSGSASTYEEYARIINDQSRRHMTLRGLFEFKTSEATPVPIEEVESAAEIVKRFATGAMSLGSISTEAHTTLAVAMNRIGGKSNTGEGGEDPARYERELRGESIGEGETLAGILGVSANGERRVEVDYPLEPGDSLRSRIKQVASGRFGVTTGYLGSADQIQIKMAQGAKPGEGGQLPGGKVSEYIGFLRHSVPGVGLISPPPHHDIYSIEDLKQLIHDLKNVNPRADISVKLVSEVGVGTVAAGVAKCKADHIVIAGHDGGTGASPWSSIKHAGTPWEMGLAETQQTLVLNRLRDRVRVQTDGQLKTGRDVVVAALLGADEFGFATAPLVVQGCIMMRKCHLNTCPVGVATQDPVLRARFTGKPEHVINYFFFVAEEVRAIMASLGLRSFDELIGRSDLLDTRAGIDHWKAQGLDFSRLFFRADLPDVGRRHTGTQDHGLEGALDRILIEKCRPAIEKGERVHFLQDVRNVNRSVGAMLSGELIRVRPEGLPDQTVFIQMEGTGGQSFGAFLAPGLTLYLIGDANDYAGKGLSGGRVVVRPSIEFRGDARQNIITGNTALYGATAGEAFLRGVAGERFAVRLSGAKAVVEGTGDHGCEYMTGGTVVVLGQTGRNFAAGMSGGVAYVFDEDGSFEKRCNHSMVSLHRVQPADEQMQSADVASLHGGEADETQLRTLIEGHHRWTGSAIASDILDDWDNARKRFVKVFPLEYQRALKERAAAQKEAGTVQAADTTGMGAGAGRKGGQGTLTQ